The proteins below are encoded in one region of Corynebacterium felinum:
- the rplX gene encoding 50S ribosomal protein L24, protein MKIHKGDMVVVISGPDKGAQGKVIQAFPKTNKVLVEGVNRIKKHVANSAPERGAESGGIVTQEAPIHVSNVMVLDSDGKPTRVGYRFDENGKKVRISRRNGKDI, encoded by the coding sequence ATGAAGATCCATAAGGGCGACATGGTTGTCGTAATCTCCGGCCCAGACAAGGGCGCACAGGGCAAGGTTATTCAGGCTTTCCCTAAGACCAACAAGGTTCTGGTTGAGGGCGTTAACCGCATCAAGAAGCACGTTGCTAACTCCGCACCAGAGCGTGGCGCTGAGTCCGGCGGCATCGTAACCCAGGAAGCACCAATCCACGTGTCTAACGTGATGGTTCTGGATTCCGATGGCAAGCCAACCCGCGTTGGTTACCGCTTCGATGAGAACGGCAAGAAGGTCCGTATCTCCCGTCGCAATGGGAAGGACATCTAA
- the rplE gene encoding 50S ribosomal protein L5 translates to MTYTPRLKTRYREEIRTKLNEEFSYDNVMQIPGVVKVVVNMGVGDAARDSKLINGALEDLTAITGQKPELRRAKKSIANFKLREGMPIGARVTLRGDRMWEFLDRLLTVALPRIRDFRGLSDQQFDGHGNYTFGLTEQTMFYEIDVDKVDRPRGMDITVVTTATNNDEGRALLRELGFPFKKADQ, encoded by the coding sequence ATGACCTACACTCCACGTCTGAAGACCCGCTACCGCGAGGAAATCCGCACCAAGCTCAACGAAGAGTTCTCCTACGATAACGTCATGCAGATCCCTGGCGTTGTCAAGGTTGTTGTGAACATGGGTGTTGGCGACGCTGCTCGCGACTCCAAGCTCATCAACGGTGCATTGGAAGACCTGACCGCGATCACTGGCCAGAAGCCAGAACTGCGTCGCGCGAAGAAGTCCATCGCTAACTTCAAGCTGCGTGAGGGCATGCCAATCGGCGCCCGCGTCACCCTGCGTGGCGACCGCATGTGGGAGTTCCTGGACCGCCTGCTGACCGTCGCTCTGCCACGTATTCGTGACTTCCGCGGCCTGTCTGATCAGCAGTTCGACGGCCACGGTAACTACACCTTCGGCCTGACCGAGCAGACCATGTTCTACGAAATCGACGTTGACAAGGTCGACCGCCCACGCGGTATGGACATCACCGTCGTGACCACTGCTACCAACAATGACGAAGGCCGCGCGCTGCTGCGCGAACTGGGCTTCCCATTCAAGAAGGCAGATCAGTAA
- a CDS encoding carboxymuconolactone decarboxylase family protein, which produces MSTNYPQQLEHGPYLDKSFPEVYKALALTYSTLGQELEKVGLPQDLVELVLVRASQINGCATCLSIHAPQARKAGVSEVKLDVLNAWRETDIFSVQERAALDLTEALTILPTGARAADAPLKALEVFSPEQVAALGWAIALINAFNRVSLASGHPVKG; this is translated from the coding sequence ATGAGCACGAACTACCCACAGCAGCTGGAGCATGGCCCCTATTTGGATAAGAGTTTCCCAGAAGTGTACAAAGCTTTGGCGCTCACCTATTCCACATTGGGTCAAGAATTGGAGAAGGTTGGTTTGCCTCAGGATCTGGTAGAACTCGTGCTTGTGCGTGCCAGCCAGATTAATGGTTGTGCAACCTGCCTGTCCATTCATGCCCCACAGGCACGCAAGGCTGGTGTGAGCGAGGTGAAGCTGGATGTGCTAAATGCCTGGCGTGAGACTGATATTTTCAGTGTTCAGGAACGTGCAGCTTTGGATCTGACCGAGGCTTTGACCATTTTGCCCACCGGGGCACGGGCTGCTGATGCGCCGCTGAAAGCGTTGGAAGTTTTTAGCCCTGAGCAGGTTGCTGCGTTGGGGTGGGCGATTGCTTTGATTAATGCTTTCAACCGGGTGTCTTTGGCTTCAGGGCACCCGGTGAAGGGCTAG
- the amn gene encoding AMP nucleosidase, translating into MGDDHFVQGEGSTDAAGFNAQSAVDALIAHYEKSCALAHRVIARGEYEQYAAVTYPKLTVTVHSWHPIDRTAPFGYVNEAGTYSAVISKPRLMRSYLENQLKQLCAHYPCTITVGDSGQAIPPEYIDQLDSSVLGSHRHPAIPRATLDDVHDAIVDGDWEAFHGEEKPLAHFTAHRFDIACARIEHYTGMSVDTVQRYILFTNYGMHTREFLRYGLAELQRAGSRYTSLVVAGMTITRAEATALDVHEFTSHDRFQMPRFDLVAEDNTGITMVNIGVGPSNAKTITDCLAVLRPEVWVMIGHCAGLDGRMRMGDLILGNAYQRSDNLLDSHIPVSLPIPAVPEVQRALEASVKEIYGDDLDLMRTGTVISTDDRNWEWHTPKALWEWLRGSTAAACDMESATLAANGYRYRIPYGTLLSVSDLPLHAVPKLPAAAQAFYSNSKQAHVMCAVRAVEYLAQRPERLRTRKLRRTVAEVPFR; encoded by the coding sequence ATGGGTGATGATCACTTTGTGCAAGGTGAAGGTTCGACGGATGCGGCTGGGTTCAATGCCCAGTCGGCGGTGGATGCGCTGATTGCGCATTATGAGAAGTCTTGTGCCTTGGCGCACCGTGTGATCGCTCGTGGGGAGTATGAACAGTATGCGGCGGTGACTTATCCGAAACTTACGGTGACGGTGCATAGTTGGCATCCGATTGATCGCACGGCCCCGTTTGGCTATGTGAACGAGGCGGGTACTTATTCGGCGGTGATTTCTAAGCCACGGTTGATGCGTAGTTATCTGGAAAATCAGTTGAAGCAGTTGTGTGCGCATTATCCGTGCACGATTACTGTGGGGGATTCTGGCCAGGCGATTCCGCCGGAATATATTGATCAGCTTGATAGCAGTGTGTTGGGTTCGCACCGGCACCCCGCGATTCCGCGGGCAACGCTCGATGATGTTCATGATGCGATTGTGGATGGTGATTGGGAGGCTTTTCATGGTGAGGAGAAGCCACTGGCGCATTTCACGGCGCACCGTTTCGATATTGCCTGTGCTCGTATTGAGCACTACACGGGGATGAGTGTTGATACTGTTCAGCGCTATATTTTGTTTACTAATTATGGGATGCATACGCGCGAGTTTTTGCGCTATGGATTGGCTGAGTTGCAGCGCGCGGGTAGTCGCTATACGAGTCTTGTGGTTGCGGGGATGACTATTACTCGTGCTGAGGCTACCGCGCTGGATGTGCATGAATTTACAAGCCATGATCGGTTCCAGATGCCGCGTTTTGATCTCGTTGCTGAGGATAATACGGGGATTACGATGGTCAATATTGGTGTGGGTCCGTCGAATGCGAAGACTATTACTGATTGTTTGGCTGTTCTCCGCCCAGAGGTGTGGGTGATGATTGGGCATTGTGCGGGGCTTGATGGGCGCATGCGGATGGGGGATTTGATTTTGGGCAATGCGTATCAGCGTTCCGATAATTTGTTGGATAGTCATATCCCGGTGAGCTTGCCTATCCCGGCGGTCCCGGAGGTGCAGCGTGCGCTTGAGGCGAGTGTGAAGGAGATTTATGGTGACGATCTTGATTTGATGCGCACGGGTACGGTGATTTCTACTGATGATCGGAATTGGGAGTGGCATACGCCGAAGGCACTGTGGGAGTGGTTGCGGGGATCGACTGCAGCCGCCTGTGACATGGAGTCGGCAACGCTTGCGGCGAATGGGTATCGTTATCGGATTCCGTATGGCACGTTGTTGAGTGTGTCGGATTTGCCTTTGCATGCGGTACCGAAGCTGCCGGCTGCGGCGCAGGCGTTTTATTCGAATTCTAAGCAGGCGCATGTGATGTGTGCGGTGCGTGCGGTGGAGTATTTGGCGCAGCGGCCCGAGCGTTTGCGTACCCGCAAGTTGCGTCGTACGGTTGCTGAGGTGCCGTTTCGCTAG
- a CDS encoding HlyD family efflux transporter periplasmic adaptor subunit yields MAEDQATGTAPKSSKKTALIGVALLALLAAAGGGVYVMTSNNKELITSADYRVLDTRDNAQRVSVSGQVEAFKTVALTTRLPGPVQTIDVRVGDRVQPEQVVANIDVSALERELANKRAQQTANDATALSQIENAERAYNQNKAMVDEGLNPEINGAVAALRQAEANYEKLNAEFEFARTQHARGNDPTIIAQHAAVQAAREQMLLAAVEAARTGANAAFTSQQQQRDVQALNDANAALSALEQQRAAASDEEEIRRLDSEIAAMKAQVSQLETVVAKYPQAYTEAGLGAVGNAAGLSAAQRTLQDSQRTLDHTLGATDQKLAATQKDVALAFEAKKDAATSLETARRSVDNQLKNQQAAVDDAVRSARAARVAAGAGDSQLQVDIASSQVRTPTEGVVTRVDAKEGAPAAGALLTVADDRRLIVRSTVKELDVSKVEVGQKVEFTTAGTGDKKFTGKVSFVSPAAAPPELLNPALAAGANQSSSTTPKATFPIEIEVEGDREGLRLGATAKARIITKPASTNMLVAKDAVFEGKNKNEKFVLVVAEHEGKTKIVKRKITVGHESEFDFEVTGGDAKKGDKVLTDYKRFLGKIDEEVEVESTPATPGEKSDAPESKEATK; encoded by the coding sequence GTGGCTGAGGATCAAGCAACTGGGACTGCCCCGAAATCATCGAAGAAGACGGCGCTGATCGGTGTAGCATTACTGGCGCTGCTCGCGGCCGCAGGTGGTGGTGTTTATGTGATGACATCGAATAATAAGGAACTCATCACTTCCGCTGACTATCGTGTTCTTGATACCCGCGATAATGCTCAGCGCGTCTCCGTTAGCGGCCAGGTTGAAGCGTTTAAAACGGTGGCGTTAACCACCCGTTTGCCAGGCCCGGTACAAACTATTGATGTGCGTGTGGGTGACCGTGTTCAACCTGAGCAAGTGGTGGCAAATATTGATGTTTCTGCCCTTGAGCGGGAGCTGGCGAATAAGCGGGCGCAGCAAACCGCAAATGATGCTACTGCCTTGAGTCAGATTGAAAACGCTGAGCGTGCGTATAACCAGAACAAGGCCATGGTTGATGAAGGGTTGAACCCAGAAATCAATGGTGCGGTCGCGGCTTTGCGCCAGGCTGAAGCTAATTACGAGAAGCTTAACGCGGAGTTCGAGTTTGCGCGCACTCAGCATGCGCGTGGGAATGATCCGACGATTATTGCGCAGCACGCGGCGGTGCAAGCTGCCCGCGAACAGATGTTGTTGGCGGCGGTTGAGGCAGCCCGCACGGGTGCTAATGCTGCCTTTACGTCCCAGCAGCAGCAGCGTGATGTGCAAGCGCTTAACGACGCCAACGCGGCCTTAAGTGCGCTGGAACAACAGCGTGCCGCAGCGAGTGATGAAGAGGAGATTCGTCGCCTTGATTCCGAGATTGCTGCGATGAAGGCACAAGTGTCCCAATTGGAAACAGTGGTGGCGAAATACCCCCAGGCTTATACTGAGGCTGGTTTAGGGGCGGTGGGTAATGCCGCAGGTTTAAGCGCAGCGCAACGCACCTTGCAGGATTCGCAGCGCACCTTGGATCACACCTTAGGGGCGACGGATCAAAAACTAGCGGCTACCCAAAAAGATGTGGCTTTAGCTTTTGAAGCGAAAAAAGATGCGGCCACGAGCCTGGAAACGGCACGCCGAAGTGTGGATAATCAGCTGAAGAATCAGCAAGCCGCTGTCGATGATGCTGTGCGTTCGGCGCGTGCCGCGCGAGTTGCTGCGGGGGCAGGGGATTCCCAACTGCAGGTCGATATCGCTTCCTCCCAAGTACGCACCCCGACCGAAGGTGTAGTCACGCGCGTGGATGCAAAGGAAGGCGCACCAGCAGCAGGGGCGTTATTAACCGTTGCTGATGATCGTCGCCTGATCGTGCGCTCCACTGTCAAAGAGTTGGATGTTTCCAAAGTGGAGGTGGGCCAAAAAGTTGAGTTCACTACTGCCGGAACTGGGGATAAGAAATTCACCGGCAAGGTTTCTTTCGTATCCCCTGCAGCTGCTCCACCTGAGTTGTTAAACCCAGCACTGGCAGCCGGTGCGAACCAATCCTCCTCTACTACTCCGAAGGCAACCTTCCCTATCGAAATTGAGGTCGAAGGCGACCGCGAAGGTCTACGCCTTGGTGCTACCGCGAAGGCCCGGATTATTACCAAGCCTGCAAGTACCAACATGCTTGTTGCCAAAGATGCTGTTTTCGAAGGCAAGAATAAGAACGAAAAGTTCGTGCTTGTGGTAGCAGAGCATGAGGGCAAGACGAAGATTGTCAAGCGTAAGATCACCGTGGGACACGAGTCGGAATTTGATTTTGAGGTCACCGGCGGTGACGCGAAGAAGGGCGATAAAGTTCTCACCGACTACAAGCGCTTCTTGGGCAAAATCGATGAGGAAGTAGAAGTCGAATCCACCCCAGCTACACCGGGGGAGAAGTCCGATGCCCCTGAGTCGAAGGAAGCTACGAAATAA
- a CDS encoding ABC transporter ATP-binding protein: MATHETPSGLLIEMHNIVKKFNIGTENELTVLRNCEFDVAPGEFVSVVGSSGCGKSTLMNIIGMLDRPTTGSYRLSGVDVLALRDDEAARYRSLHIGFVFQNFNLIGRISARKNVEMSMMYAGVGRKEREARADELLAMVGMSDRAGHSPAELSGGQKQRVAIARALANNPDLILADEPTGALDSKTGRMVMDLFHTLNQEHGATIVFITHNPELAAETTRIVTMHDGVISGPRAPRVPQQALRLGVDAAPTEVIARADTASSRGVDKHERGDQA; encoded by the coding sequence ATGGCTACTCATGAAACACCCTCCGGCCTGCTCATTGAGATGCACAACATTGTGAAAAAGTTCAACATCGGAACCGAAAATGAACTCACAGTGTTGCGCAACTGCGAATTCGATGTTGCCCCCGGCGAATTTGTCTCGGTTGTGGGATCGTCCGGTTGTGGTAAATCCACGCTGATGAACATCATTGGCATGCTTGACCGCCCCACCACGGGTAGTTATCGCCTCAGCGGGGTCGATGTGCTTGCCCTGCGCGATGATGAAGCTGCCCGCTACCGGAGTTTGCACATTGGCTTCGTTTTCCAAAACTTCAACCTCATCGGGCGTATCAGTGCGCGCAAAAACGTGGAAATGTCCATGATGTATGCCGGGGTAGGGCGCAAAGAACGCGAAGCCCGCGCTGATGAGCTGCTGGCAATGGTGGGCATGTCTGATCGTGCCGGGCATTCGCCAGCGGAACTGTCTGGTGGTCAAAAGCAGCGTGTGGCTATTGCCCGCGCCCTCGCCAATAACCCGGACCTGATCCTCGCAGACGAACCCACTGGTGCCCTCGACTCCAAAACAGGACGCATGGTGATGGATTTGTTCCATACCCTGAACCAAGAACACGGGGCCACCATTGTGTTTATTACCCACAACCCCGAACTGGCTGCGGAAACCACCCGCATCGTGACTATGCATGACGGTGTGATTTCTGGGCCGCGCGCACCCCGAGTACCGCAGCAAGCGCTGCGATTGGGTGTCGATGCTGCCCCTACCGAAGTGATTGCGCGCGCAGATACTGCAAGCAGTAGGGGCGTCGATAAGCATGAAAGGGGCGATCAAGCATGA
- a CDS encoding ABC transporter permease gives MSIVESLRLALSNVAGNKMRSLLTLLGVVIGIASVIAILTLGQALRSSTTSSLSDFGASDFSIIIQPIPTKEMLDEVGGEQFYYYFGDLEDPDMEISEDMVEELRSYLGTDLQGIAIGDTGSVSGGYTIGDEEVSGNLNFINTDFQDMRGIKIEHGRALNEDDIFGNRPVAVVSKPLAEKLYDGQAARAVGQEVTFDTGEAELRVTIVGVQKESQGGLLGSFGPPPANAYVPYGNQAHFKDEVGHWQTIAVRKTPEADGAEFQKKLEEYFAPYYQDSTEYRVKIRDNSTDLDTFNKVLGTISSVIAAIGGISLLVGGIGVMNIMLITVTERTREIGIRKALGATRRDIRRQFVIEAMVVCMIGGIIGMILGSVVGMVGATFMGGVVLPPLWGVLVSLLFCLAIGLFFGWYPANRAAKLDPIEALRHE, from the coding sequence ATGAGTATCGTCGAATCTTTGCGCCTTGCGCTGAGCAATGTTGCTGGTAACAAGATGCGCTCGCTGCTTACCCTTTTAGGTGTGGTCATCGGTATCGCCTCGGTAATTGCCATCCTCACTTTGGGTCAGGCGTTGCGTTCGTCGACAACATCGAGCTTGTCTGATTTTGGCGCGTCCGATTTTTCGATCATTATTCAGCCGATTCCGACGAAGGAAATGCTGGACGAAGTTGGCGGCGAGCAGTTCTATTATTATTTCGGCGACCTCGAAGATCCCGATATGGAAATTTCGGAAGACATGGTTGAGGAGCTGCGCAGCTATCTCGGCACCGACCTGCAAGGTATCGCAATCGGCGATACCGGCTCGGTCAGCGGTGGCTACACCATTGGGGACGAGGAAGTGTCGGGCAACCTAAACTTTATCAATACCGATTTCCAGGACATGCGCGGCATTAAAATCGAGCATGGTCGAGCACTCAATGAAGACGATATTTTCGGCAACCGACCAGTTGCGGTTGTGTCGAAGCCGCTCGCTGAGAAGCTTTACGACGGCCAAGCAGCGCGCGCTGTCGGCCAAGAAGTAACCTTCGATACAGGTGAAGCGGAATTGAGAGTCACGATTGTGGGCGTGCAAAAGGAATCACAAGGCGGCCTCTTAGGAAGCTTCGGACCCCCACCCGCGAACGCCTATGTTCCTTATGGCAACCAAGCGCATTTCAAGGATGAGGTCGGGCACTGGCAAACCATCGCGGTGCGCAAAACCCCTGAGGCCGACGGCGCGGAATTTCAAAAGAAACTGGAGGAATATTTCGCACCCTACTACCAAGACTCCACCGAATACCGGGTGAAGATCCGCGATAACAGCACAGACTTGGACACCTTTAACAAGGTGCTCGGCACCATCAGTTCCGTGATCGCCGCCATTGGTGGAATTTCCCTGCTCGTGGGCGGTATTGGCGTGATGAACATTATGCTCATCACCGTGACCGAACGCACCCGTGAAATCGGTATCCGCAAAGCACTAGGCGCAACCCGCCGCGATATCCGACGCCAGTTCGTGATCGAAGCAATGGTAGTGTGCATGATCGGCGGCATTATCGGCATGATCTTAGGCAGCGTGGTCGGTATGGTGGGTGCAACCTTCATGGGGGGAGTAGTACTCCCACCATTATGGGGTGTACTTGTTTCCTTGCTGTTCTGTTTGGCCATCGGCCTGTTCTTTGGATGGTACCCCGCCAACCGCGCGGCCAAACTCGACCCCATCGAAGCACTACGCCACGAGTAG